The genome window TGATTCCCGTCTCCTCTCCATCCCCCCCTCTAGACTCTATGGGTGAGAGAGCCTTCAGTGTGGCCCCACACTGTGGAGTGCTCTCCCCCACAGTTTGCACCAGTGCACATCTATTACTACTTTTAAATCACAACTGAAGACTGACTTTTTTAAACTTGCTTTCCCTGATGATTTGTAatacttttattatttgttttatgtatactttatttgtatacttcattttgttgtttgactgctgttttcttttgtttctgtaaagtgtccttgggtgaCCTGAAAGGCgcttataaataaaatgcattattattagggctgtcaaatgattaattcttttaatcgcgattaatcgcattttgtccatagttaactcgcgattaatcgcaaatgaatcgcaatttttttggcacattcttttctgttctaaatgtaccttaatgcatttttttcatgttcttaatacttttaacaacataagaaagggaaaatatgcttgctttatgaaaatgtttattcaacactttaaatcatgcaggtgggctctctgcatctgctgtgtgtttggctgcaaatgatatctgagactcgacgtacttcagtggtaactcatttcatgtcgacagtacatgcagataacttttgtcctatcgactgaaccatctggcagtgttttgaaagtgaatttgccgttcataagtcctttctccatttactttcacttttcagtccaccgtgttttccCCAAACGCCAaacctgcttcttcttcttcttctgattccctttcttattcttctgccaccctctggatcaagactacagttgccaccgacggccgtaaatcaaacaatgcgtgtttcttttttttttaatacagagTGTTAACCgcgcattaaaaaaattaatggcGTTAAAAGGAAGTTGcgttaacgcgcgattaacgctttaactttgacagccctaattattattattattattattattattatcatattattattactgagCTGTGCTGCCAACATGACCAACAACAGATCTTGTCTTTACATCACATGTCTACTAATATACTGCCATCAGATACGATGACTTCTCGCCTCAAACAGTCGCCTCACAGCATcgtttctctgtgatgtttctgATGGAAATAAGATGTcaacatgacaggaaatgatAAAACCTCTTTCTCACAGAATCttacaaaaaaaggaagtcAAAGAGAAACCAGAGACGTTTAAAGCACCATCAGTCAGTGGGTCTGTGTCTTTACCGGAGCTGCTGTATTTAGATTGAACATACAAACAAGAAAATCATTAAATAAACTGTGTTGAAAAGTTAGGATGGCAGTCAGGGACAAAAAGACTCTCTGGACCTTCATGTTCATGCTGGCTGGTAAGACGTGGACTTTATCTGTGTTACTGTGGGAGAcatttctaaaaacaaaacatgtcttTACTGACAGTTTGTCATGTTAAAGGCTTTTTTCTATGAAACTAGAATCATCTCTGCAGCTCCGAGACGGTTTTCATCATCTTCTGTCTTGTGTGGTTCTTTTATtgctgtcagtctgtgttttctctcacaTCAGAGTACTCGCTCTACATCAACGTCCTTTTTTGTTCATCAGCTGTCACTGTGTGGTGTTCTTCCAGGTGCTGTGGGTCAAAGTGCTGTGGTTCCAAGTGTAAACTATCCACCTCCTGTTTGTGCTGTAAAAGGGTCGACTGTCACCCTCCCCTGCACCTTCACACCACTTCAGTCTGTTGATGTGGATGGAAGAAAGGTTCCGATAGAGATTGTCAGAGTCCGCTGGTGTCAGAAGCATCTGATTTGTCATGGATCCACCCCGACTGTGTACGACAGTGATTCAACAACCAACGACCCTCGTTACAAATATCTGGGAGACAAGAAGGGAAACTGCACTTTACAGATCACAGATATAagggaggaagatgaggaaacttttgttttcagaatGGAAGCTAACGACAGCAGTGGACACTGGACTGGACGATCAGGAGTGAGAGTCTCAGTCAGTGGTGAGATCATCTTATTATTAACAacatttatatgaatattacTGAGCATCAATGTTTGTCATCGTTTCTACAAACCACAGACACGTTGAAACGTCAGTTTCTAAATGTTCAGGTTTCTGTTGTCACAACACAAATATGAAAACTaagattttaaatgtattttatttcagagGGCGACACAATGAAGATAACCAGCTCCAGCAGTGACGgacaggtgagaacaggtgaAAGCGTCactctgttctgctctgcaCGCTGCACGTTCCACCAACTGAAGGTCACCTGGTTCAGAGACAACTGCGCCCTCTCAGAGTCTGGCCCCGCCCTCCAGCTCAGCTCTCCCACTGCAAAGGACTCTGGGAACTACACCTGTGGATTACAGACCAGCACTAAGACACGCTCCGGGCCGTAcagcctgcaggtggaggctggacAGGAAGGTTTGTCCACCAGTTCACTCTGTAGTGACACTGATTGTTACACCTGCATTATGTAACAGTCACACAGGTTTATCATTCAGAGACCAGGAGCGCTTCATATATATCACTTACATCTCCCACACTTCACAATAACATCATGTCACATAATCTTCATCAGTCTCCTTCATCATCCCCTCAGTGCTGAAGAGAGAGGGACATCTGAACAACAaactgttcgtgtgtgtgtctcacagaAACAATCAGTCCTTCAGTCGACACACTGCTGGTTGTCCGTGTGCTTCTCTTCACTCTGCACACCGTGCTCATCATCACTGTGGCGTCCATCATCATCAGAAGGTAACTTTCACAGTGTCACTCCATGTCGAGTCTCCATGACAACAACATCATCAGTTTAAATAATAACGTGGAAGCTTGATATTTAGTGTGATATTTGAGTTCCGCTTCATGCAGCTCTGCAGTTTCTCACGGCTGTAACCTCGACCTCAAGTGTTTACTCAATATTATTTGAaactgtctgacttcctgtttctttggtacatttttgccaacataaataaatgtaataatcttTACAGGATGTGTTTgaaagacagcagcagagaggtgagGAAGGTGAGAGTGCAGGTGAGCCACGACATCATCATCTCCAGTTCATTCCAACACGTTCAACATTTAACCTTCACCTCTTTATTGGATTAATGAGTGTTCAGCCGTGACGCTGCTGAAAACAGATGGTTTGTCTTTGTCCTCTTTATCTCAGAActaatgtttgattgacagatCGTCTGATGAAACCAGGTCACTAACAAAG of Sparus aurata chromosome 17, fSpaAur1.1, whole genome shotgun sequence contains these proteins:
- the LOC115567215 gene encoding uncharacterized protein LOC115567215 isoform X3; the encoded protein is MAVRDKKTLWTFMFMLAGAVGQSAVVPSVNYPPPVCAVKGSTVTLPCTFTPLQSVDVDGRKVPIEIVRVRWCQKHLICHGSTPTVYDSDSTTNDPRYKYLGDKKGNCTLQITDIREEDEETFVFRMEANDSSGHWTGRSGVRVSVSEGDTMKITSSSSDGQVRTGESVTLFCSARCTFHQLKVTWFRDNCALSESGPALQLSSPTAKDSGNYTCGLQTSTKTRSGPYSLQVEAGQEETISPSVDTLLVVRVLLFTLHTVLIITVASIIIRRMCLKDSSREVRKVRVQPPDFTQQL
- the LOC115567215 gene encoding uncharacterized protein LOC115567215 isoform X2 gives rise to the protein MLKAFFYETRIISAAPRRFSSSSVLCGSFIAVSLCFLSHQSTRSTSTSFFVHQLSLCGVLPGAVGQSAVVPSVNYPPPVCAVKGSTVTLPCTFTPLQSVDVDGRKVPIEIVRVRWCQKHLICHGSTPTVYDSDSTTNDPRYKYLGDKKGNCTLQITDIREEDEETFVFRMEANDSSGHWTGRSGVRVSVSEGDTMKITSSSSDGQVRTGESVTLFCSARCTFHQLKVTWFRDNCALSESGPALQLSSPTAKDSGNYTCGLQTSTKTRSGPYSLQVEAGQEETISPSVDTLLVVRVLLFTLHTVLIITVASIIIRRMCLKDSSREVRKPPDFTQQL
- the LOC115567215 gene encoding uncharacterized protein LOC115567215 isoform X1, whose protein sequence is MLKAFFYETRIISAAPRRFSSSSVLCGSFIAVSLCFLSHQSTRSTSTSFFVHQLSLCGVLPGAVGQSAVVPSVNYPPPVCAVKGSTVTLPCTFTPLQSVDVDGRKVPIEIVRVRWCQKHLICHGSTPTVYDSDSTTNDPRYKYLGDKKGNCTLQITDIREEDEETFVFRMEANDSSGHWTGRSGVRVSVSEGDTMKITSSSSDGQVRTGESVTLFCSARCTFHQLKVTWFRDNCALSESGPALQLSSPTAKDSGNYTCGLQTSTKTRSGPYSLQVEAGQEETISPSVDTLLVVRVLLFTLHTVLIITVASIIIRRMCLKDSSREVRKVRVQPPDFTQQL